The genomic interval CTTCCAATGGACCTTTGTGCTGTGATTTTTAGATATTGAGCCCCAGACTAGCGATGTTGGAACCCCGTAGCTCAAACTGTGAGAGTGCCAACTGACTGCCCTCCTGCTCACGTGGACATGCACAAGCCTGAGACAGCCCTATAACCGCGGACGTCCTTTGGCCACATCTCCACATTTCTGGCCTTCGAGCGCAAAGAGGAGGACTGGACTCCAGATGTCTTTCATCCCTATGTCTATGTCTCTGGTCTTCGAACGCAGAGCGCAGAGTGTTAGCCTGACCTCTAACCCCTCCACATCACTATCCCTAATCTGATCCCTAACTCCTTCTCTGTCCCCAAGACCATTCCtacatatttataaaaaaaagcTTGGCACCATTTTGAAATTTTTCTTTAAGAAATCTTATCTTCTTACCTGTTCTCTCTCATATACTCATCAACCACACCCCGATTCTCATTCCATCCTCCTACGCCTACGCTCAATGCATTTTACCAACCAGTTTACCTTTGGAACATGTGATGAAATCAGAGCACCTATGGGTCACAGGGGGACTTTCACACAGACAATACAGGAGCTTGGTTTCAAACCGAGTTACTGTTGACGTGAAGCAACCACTGTGCAGTCCCCTCCTACCCTATATGTTATCAAATAAACAGGTGGGCACATGAGTAAGCAAAGAACGGAGGGATAGGGATTTTGGGTGGGCAGAAGAGATTTGTTTAGTTGGGCTCTTAATGGTTAATTTAATTAGTATGGCACAAATGCCAAATTggtctattcctgtgctgtactactctgtgttccatgttctacaACTCAGCTCACTCTGAGATCATCATCTATAATTCCCTCCAGAGCTTTTATACACGGATGTACATTACAGGTCCTTGGTGTAAATTTCTAGATTCCTGCAAAGAAATAATGAGGCACTGAATGATAAGCTGGAGTTTATGAAGCATTCATTTGCGCTGGTGTCACTGGCAGGAGCAACAATAATATCCAACATTTGTACAGAGAGCTGGCAATTACAACCAAGCTAGAttgggtaaaaaaaaaaattcttccctgAAATGCATCAGGAAAGCTATTTTGCCTAAAATTCCGATTTTATCATTTTTGGTGTGCTAAATCTATAGTGCCTCGTATGCAAAGACACACTTGCCATGCCCTGAAAAATCATGAAATTGGCCAAATATGAATTTGAAATTGTGCTAAAGGTGGTTTACACCCAGCTTCAAGTGCTGAATTGGACTCTGCACAGTTTCCAATAGCTCCCTCCTAGCTTATCCTTGGTAGTTGATCATGGGAGGAGGCACCAGACCATGCAGACCTCTCCCCATGGCAGAAACGGCTGCTTTGAAGACGGAAAGAAAACACAATGGTGTTGGGGATTGGCAGATCATTACTCTTCTGTGCAAAACCTGCCCTGAGTGAATCTTGTCCCAAGCCATCATGAGATGAGCAGTGAGGCAAAAGTTACAGCCGGTAGAGCTGTCTTGCAGAGTATAGAGAGGCTGCATCGGTGATCAAACAGCAGGGGTGACGTCTCAAATACATATAGTAAGAACTGAGGCTGAGTCAGAGAGCACAGATCAGGCCCTTCATGcatgccagtcctgatgaagggtcttggcctgaaacatcaactgtttattcccatccatacctgctgcctgacctgctgagctcctccagaacattgtgtgtattgctccaggtttacagcatctgcagtacctctagTGCCTTTATGCCTGCCAACCATTTTACCCATCCTACGCTCATtcatttgcccacattaggtCTATTTCCTTTTATGCCTTGCCTATTTAAGTGCCTGTTTGAATGTATCCTAAGCATAGTGATAGAATCTGACTCCACCATCTCCTATGTTCCAGATATCAGCAAAAAACTTTTGCCCAGTTCCTCTTTGATGCTCCTTCCTCCCATCTTAACCCAACGCCCTTTTGGTTTTGATACCTCTAAAATGGGAAAGTAATTATCACTATCTCCCCTATTTCTTGTGATTCTTTATGGTTCACTACATTATCTAAGCCTCTTTTGATTTTACAGACCTGAATCAAGTCACTTTGAGCCTGTCTGATATGTCCTTATAATTAAGGTCATCCAGTCCAGGCAACGTCTTTGTgaataagagcataagaaataggagcaggagtaggccatccggcccattgagcctgtcccaccattcaataagatcatggctgatctgtccgtaaaatTAGCTCCATTTACctcccttttccccataacccttaattctccgaCTATTTAAAACTCTATCTAAATGgatcttaaatatacttagtgaagaagcctcaactacttccctgggcagagaattccacagattcaccactctctgggaaaaagagtttctcctcatctccgtcctaaatcttctcccctgaatcttgaggcaatgtcccctagttctagtctcacctaccaatggaaataactttcctatttctatctcatctatccctttcaaaattttgtttgTTTCTAAAAGaacccctctcattcttcagagagtatagtcccaggcaactcaatctcccctcataggttaaccccttcatccctggaatcaacctggggaacctcctctgcactacctccaaagccagtatttctttcctcaagtatggagaccagaactgcacacagtactccaggtgcggcctcaccagtacccagtATAGTTGCACCATGACCTccttgctcttgaattcaatccctttagcaatgaaggccaacaatctgtttaccttcttaataacctgttgtacctgcaaggcAAAGTTTTgaaattcatgaacaagcactcccaagtccctctgcacaacagcatgctgcaatctttcaccatttaaataataatctgttcttctattattccttccaaagtggatgatctcgcatttaccaatgttgtattccacctgccaaaccttggcccactcacttaacctatccatatccctctgcagactctccacatgctctgtacaatttgcttttccactcagtttagtgtcatcagcaaattttgctatgctacactgtcccctcttccaaatcatcaatgtaaatggtaaacagctgcgagCCCAGCGccaacccctgcggcaccccactcaccactgactgccaaccggagaaacacccatttataccaactctctgtcttctattggttaaccaatccactatccatgccaatacacttcctccaactccatgtatccgcatcttatttataagtctcttgtgtggcatcttatcgaacgccttctggaaatccaagtataaaacatccacctgttcctctctatccactgcactcattatgtcctcaaagaactccagtaaatttgtcaaacaggacctgccctttctgaattcgTGCTCTGTCTGTCTAactctaatggaaccactcctttctaaatgtttcactatttcttccttaatgacagcttcaagcattttcccaactacaaatgataagctaactggcctatagttccctgtcttttgcctacatccttttttaaatagtggcgtgacatttgctgtcttccaaccttccgggacctgcccagagcctagagagttttgataaatgattaccaacgcatctactataacctctgtcaattccctcagcaccctgggatgcatcccatcaggatcaggggacttatctaccttcaggccctcccTTACAACTTCTCCTGAATGTCATAATGGGATCTTTTACGATGTTTATTGATGAATTCAGTATGATTGTTACATAGAACAGTTCAGTACCGGAACAGACCCTACTGCCCATAACAACTGTGCTGACTATCGTATCAATTTGAACTGCACGTTGCATGCACATGATCTATATCCTTCAGTCCTCAGCCTGTATGTGtgcctaaatgtctcttaaatactGCTGTTGTACCTGCATCTGTCAACTCCCCTGGAAGCACAATCtgggcacctaccactctcaaTAAACTCTCCTTTAaaatttccccctctcacctttaaaTTATGCCCTCTGGTATGTTTTGAGaattcagtcctgggaaaaagagtCATCTTATCCACCCTgtttatgtctctcataattttacaaactttgatcaggtcacccctcagtctctgaCACTGCAAAAACCACAATCCAGGTTTGTGCAACatctacttgtttttttttctttgcgtATCTCCACCAAAAGGCAGAAGATTACATCTAAAGATTCCATTTTATGTTGGTAAGTAAAGAAATATATGGTGTGTGACTTGTGATGTCATCAGGTACATGACTACTTAAGATTGCTTTGATATGGAACTATCCAAATTAATCACTTCTGTGCATGTCTTGTCAGTGTAAAATTAATGCAGTAGGTTAATTATCTATTGGCACATTGTTCTAAAGAAATCTGAAATCTGGGATATTTTCACCCCCACTAGTAAACCAGCTTCCCTGGACGAGAGGTAATAGTGTCAATAAGACTAGGCCCGTTTATTGTTACAATGGAGAGGGAAACACAGACTGTCCACCTGCTATCCCGATAAACCTGCTTCATTGGTAAAAAGTATGTGGTTCCCCCATTGGCCTTATCAGCCATCTCAAAAACTATAAAACTGAAGTAGGCTCCTCAATCTAGAGGGTCTATCTGCCGCAAACTGGATCCAAGGTAATTGCTTTTAGACATTTTGAGCTTATGAGGGATAAGTTTATCCTTAATTCCAAAAGCAGATGTATAAGCTACAGTTGATTCTTATAGTCATGAGAAAGATCCCTCCTGGTGCTTCAGCATAGTTGTAAACTCCAAAATCACAGCTGCTAGTTTCCTGGTTCAACTAGTTCATCAGTGCTGTTAATGCCCACAATTAGGTAGTAGAGCAACCATACCATTCAGAATTGGGCTACCACCCTGCTCTTCTGCTGAGAGCTGTAGCAAGAACTCTCACATTGATAAGAGTCCAAGATTGTTTCTATTTGTGATACGTTCCACACCCACCCTGTTCTACAGGTTTTTCCAAAAGGCAACCAATGTAAATTTACAATGTTTGCATTTTCTTGTTTTCAACAATAGCTCATCCTAAAGTGAGCAGCCAGGGAAAGAAAAACAGTTGGGTAGTATTTGGAAGAGCACGTTTTTCAGACATTAGCTAGCAGTCATAAGTACTTTGATTTTCATAAATattcattgcttcttataaccaTATTCTGGAGAAGCATTTTATTTAGTATTGTGGAAGAGCTGTTCTTGTGTCCCAGAAATTTTGGcaaaaattggtttattactttTGTGAAGCTGTCAGCTATGATCAGGCATGACTTAGCTCCACCCCAATTTAATGGGTTCTGCAGAGACTGCTGAGGCTAGTGTGGGAACCACAGGCCCAGACTAGGGCAAATAGTGCTGGATGGGACAGATGGACAGTTAGACTGTGGGGTGGTGCTGTTCCTTTTGTTATTTATTCAGGGTATCTCCGTGAACCCAGTGCGTAGTCTCCAGGATCTCAATACCATACTGAATGCTTCTTCTCCACTTTAAGTGATCAAATGCCAGAGATTCCCAGGAGTCAGCACTCAAGTAGTTTTGAAcacatccttgaatcttttcctctCTTTGATAATCTTATTCAATGACAGTATTTGGAAAAGACTCTTACGTCAGGCCCATGAATAATGTAGCCTGCCCAGTGGAGTCAGCTGTGTATAAGTATGCTACTGGCAGCAGTATAGTTGAACTGAGCAAGTCCTTCAGAGAGCGAGCAAGGTAAGGAAAAGTTTGTAATTTACGTTAATAATCAGTCATCAGGTTTTATGTGCTCCTATATCAAACCAGCTGCTCACTCTTCATGTAGAGATACTTTGATATTTATGGTAGCAACTGGAAAGATCTGGGCTCTCCCTATCAATGGGCAGTCCATTGTGGGCCTATTATCTCCTTACATAGTTTGGCAATTCCTTGTTTTCTCACATGAATATGGAAGTTCTTTCTGGCCACATTGTCTTGACCTGATAGTTTTCAACACAGAAATTTTCATGGAGACCAGAGGGAGGATGAAAGCTTGTGGAAATCTACCAGTGAGCAGATTGCGTAAGTTCAGGAATTGCCTGAGATGCCAGCAGCATCCTAATGCAGCTTTGATCAGaaatattgacaattcctttACACCCTTAATGCCCCCCACACAAATGACACTCAAGCCACTGAATCAGATCGTTTGCTGCTCGAGATGCCAGCAAAATCTGATCTACAATGTTTTTGAAAGGTTTCACAAATGACTATTCAAGTGCCGTGGCCTGTACTGCTCTCTAAGCTGCTTCAGCAGTTTCGTAGGGAAGGGCCTATTCAATATCACTTCCCCTAATGCCCCACCCCCATCACATAATAGCATTTATGTGCATCAACTTCTGCTAGCGGACAAGGTTTCATTTTGACAATCAGCTGGCGCATTGCAGGAGGCTGTCATCAACATACCTGCAAATGGTTCATCTGGATTTATTCTTTAGATCATTCTAGAAGGTTGGTGtgtttatggaatgagctgccagtgaaagtggttagggcaggtacaataacagcatttaaaagatatttagataaATACTTcggtaggaaagatttagagaaaTTATGGGCCAAACACGGGCAAGTAGGACTATTGTGGTGAGCACCATGGTTGGCTTGGATGAGTTGGATCGAAGGGCCTGTTTACATACTGCGTTACTCTATAACTCGATCAGAGGAGAGTTAAAATGTTCCGCAGTTGACTTTGCCAATTTTATCTCATATTCCACCCTAGTTCCTGCCTTATCATCACCAGCTGGTTCATCTGTGGAACAGTATGCagttaccctccccccccccacgcccCACAGTGACCTTACCCTAGGACCCACAAAATTTAAGTGGAAACCATTATTAATCCCAAGGGACAGCCTAACAAGAATTTCACACAAACTCAGACATTCTTCCAGATTCCATTCAGCCTGCTGATGGCTGTTAACCTTTGAACAGACTGCTTGATTGTCCACCTTAACTGAAAACTTCAAACAATTGATTCAGAGTCTGCCCAGTGGTAAATCAGTCAAGCAAAACCCATCATGAGATGGAGCTCATGTTGTGCAAGAAGTCCCCAAATTCAAGCTGTTGGGGGTAGCAGCAGGAGGAAATGATAATCCTATTGTGACTGGATTTTTCCagtattgagtctgctctgccaatcaatcacggctgatttaatacccctctcaaccccattctcctgccttctccccataacctttgacacccttactaatcaacgatctatcaaattccactttaagtgtacccaatgacttgacctccacagcagtctgtggcaatgatttccacagattcttcaccatcttgctaaagaaattcctcttcatctccattcaaaaGGGACATCCatgtattctgaggcagtgccctcaggtcctatattccctcactattggaaacatcctcttaaatCCCTTTTAATctaagcttttcaatattcagtaggtctcaatgagatctccctctcagtcttctaaactctTGTATGTACAgattcagagccatcaaactcttttTTGCAGATCCAAACATAATAAGAAGCAAACTGTTATTGTAATTGTAAAATTTGGGAAAATATTTGTTTTGTACACTTGAAAGAATAGGAGGTTATACCAGATTTCTACTTACTGTACGTAGCTTAAAAATGACTTGCCTGAAACAAATTGGAGCTTTATTTAAATTTTAAACATACTGCACACTTTCTCCCTATGTAATATCTCCCAGCAGATCCATTTGATATGAATCTCACTTGACTTGACTCATATCATGGAAAGCTATAAGAAAATTACACAGTAGTTCAGTCAATTTTACCTTTAATTCTTTCTTCCTTTCCGCCTATTATTCTAATTGTTTTCATTGCCATCTTCACTGATATCAGTACCAAAGCATTTCTCAATGCACGGCTCCATTTCAAAAGTATTTCACAGAAGGTTAACATGATATAGGCAcgagaaagtctacagatgctgtgtGTGATAATGATATAGACCATGTCCTATGGACCACAACTATCAAAATAATAAAGACCAGCATTTATTTTGTGACTTTTATGTCCATCCAAGGTAGCCAACTGCATTTTATTAGTAGTGGGGTGTATTTGAAGTGTAGTCATGGTTCTAGAGCAGGAGTGTAGGAAAGTTTATATGCACATAGGAACACCCATGAATATGATAACAATCATATATTTTTTGTTGATGTTGGCTGAGGATTACATGTTGATCAGACACCAAGAAAAGGTCCTATTCTCTTCAAAATACTGCCTTTGAATATTTTCTGAAAGATTTTGATTTAACTGTCTCACTTGAAATAAGCCAACTGCAACAGAATGGGAGTGGACATTAGATCTCATCCCAAGAGTGAGTTTTGAATGCACCTTTAGGCACATAGACAACTTTAGACACAAACTACACTACAGCTGAAATGCCCTGGACCcacatagaccataagatataggaacagaattaggccatttggcccatcaagtctgctccaccatttcatcatggttgatcatatTATTCCTcccagccctaatctcctgccttctccccatatcccttcctgccctgactactcaaaaatctatcaaactctaccttaaatatTTGTCAAGAGTTGGtttcaacaaattccacagattttccctctggttaaagaaattcctcctcatctccttctaaaaggacacccctctattctgaggctgtgccctctggacctagactctcccaccattggaaacatcctctccacatccactctgtcaagacatttcaccattcatctggtttcaattaggtcaccctttACTCTACTGACTTCTAGTGAAGACAGGccaacaggcccagagccatcaaatgctcttcatatgacaatttgttcaatcctggaatcattttcgtaaactcctttgaatcctctccagtgtcagcatatcatttctaaggggcccaaaactagtgacaaatactccaagtgaggcctctcctTATAAAAAactcaatgttacatccttgctcttgtgttcTATTCACATCCTGCTATGTAGACAGGAACATGTCATCTCTAGCCAAGTATTTCATACTGTTTTTGAGAGAAGTTTATCCTCACAATAGATGACAAAACAGTGAGCCCAATTTCATTGTCATCAATTGACTGCCAGTCTCAGCACAATGTGAATGTCAGATTAACCACAGTATTGACTGCAGACACCCCATTCACACTGGGCTCACACTCATCATTACCATATCAATGGCCAGATTTGTGCAGGATCGAAAGagcttgcagagggttgtagacccaGCCAGCTCTGTCAGGAGCATAACCCTCCCCACAATTGAGGACATCCTTAAGTAGTTGGCATGTATCAATAAGGACCCTTACCatctggggcatgccctcttcttgttactatcaTTCTGAAGGGGGTACAGGAACTCTAAGACTCACTCtggatgttttaggaacagcttcttcccctccatcgtcagatttctgaactgtccttaaacccatgaacattacctcaatttggactatttgtttatttattctaaCATAGTAATTTTAAATCTTGACTTTATAGCTGTGGCTAAGCAAGTAGTTTCATGACAAATGTCGGCGATAagaaacatgattctgatttgtACACCCTTTCTGTGATAGGGAATGGTGATGGAGGTAGCGATGTTTATTCCCCTATTGACATAACAGCTGGAAGGAAGGTATCGATTTGAGTCCACGGATGTCACTGATGCTTATAGTCAGAAACTCATTGAAACCCAGGGCGGGATTAAGGCTGAGAAGGTGTTCAGCAACGTACAGATTGATCCAGTGAATATTTCTAGATTCTACTTTGCATCAATTATTTGACTGTGAAAAGACTGGGAATTTGTGGCCAAGCCAGGTTTCCACATAATTTAAATTCAAAAGCTACAGACGCtgggaatctaaggggaaaaaaatcgatgctgaaaatactcagcgcCCAGGCAGGATCTGCGGAGTGAAAAACAGTTCTCTTTGTAGCCAGAGTGTTTCCATCAGTTTCTAAATTTACTTCAAATGTCATAATCTGGTAGCAGTGAATAGTGAAGGGCGATTAGAATTGAAGCGGATATTTAAATGAAGTAAGTCAATGGAATTTTCGTTCTGTCGTTCAGCAATTGAAATGAAGCAGTAACACTGGCAACCGTGTCAACACTTCAAACGTGCTTCATTGGTTGTAAAGTGGTTCAGAACGTCCTGAACCAATGAAAGGCGCTATTGAAATACGAGTCTTTATCAAATTACAGCGTCATTGTTTGCCTCCAATGGCAGAATAATGTTCAACTGAACTGACACTTGTTCTGTGTCATTTGTTTTGGGCCAGTCTCAAATTCTCATGAACATCATCTCCGAAATTCACTACTTTCACTCGGTATCTGTTTCTCTCGCTCTCTGTTTTCGCATCGTAGCTTTGCTGGGAAACATTCAGTGTGCATGGTAAcaagagagatctgggaataactTCGGGAAACTCGTGGACTCCAATTCTTGGCTCCTGGTTTGCATCAGTCCTAGCAACCTCCAAAGAAGGCGGGTTGTTTCGGTGCGATATGTGAACAAGGGTCATTACTTACCCTGGTTTCCGTGAGGAGTATAAACAGCAGTAAAGGTGACGTATGCGCGCGCTCTCCCTTTCGCACACATCACCAGACTGTGTGTAATCGCAGAATTAAACGGCCGATCTTGATGTTTGGAAAATTACAGCAAGCCCGTAACAGAGTTTGCCGCGTTCAATGTGGAGCTGTGTCTGCAATGTCTTTCAAGGCAAAGACAATTTCGCCCGTGTAGGATAATCGTTACCACACAGCCTCTGTAGTCAGAAACAGGCggtgtcttttttttttaaaagggggCGGCATTATGTTTCAGAATCGTTAAATAAGCCTCATCACACGCTCACCTCCTGTTTGTGCATCTCTCCAGTAGGTAACCGTGTTGGAACCCAGCGCAATGCAGAGTGGCGCAGCTGGTAGGTCCGACCCTCTGGCAACTTTGACAGAAGAGCAGATTCAGCAGCTAGAAAATAATTTTGCCCAAATGAAGCAGCCGAACGGCTCGTCGCTGATTCTGATCGCAGCCGAGTGTGGACTCTCGGAGGAGTTGACAGCGGTGAGTGAAACCACCATACACACTTACAACAGAGCGGCAGCTCCACAGCCTTGCATTTTTCGCTGAGGTAACGTCAATCGACTGTGATCCGGTCTTTCTCAACAGGACTGCCCTCAGCTTCCTATTAAGTGCCACCCTGGATTTAGAATATTCGTCCGTAATCTCCAGCCCTTGCAAAATATTCTCTTGGTCCCGATTTTCGTTCATAATACTTTGTAGCTGTCCCATTATCTCTGGAAATATTTATTCCTTCTGCTTTAATGTCTTGCTTTATGCCGCTGCGGCTTATTTGTCGGGTTTGGATTGCAATACTCCCATGAAGCGCCCAAGGGTTCAAGTATGTTTTGGCACTTTCAAGATTAAGATAGTATCTActtccagttttttttaaatgacaattagTCCTTGGTCTTCAGGATATAAAGTTAATTGAATCTCATTTTCATGGGAATTAGTGTGCAATCTCCTAGAAAACAAAAAATGTCTTGTGAAAAGTCCATTGTATAAAATGATGTAATGTGGACAAGACCAAGGTTGGGGAATTGTATGATGAAACTTCCTGGAATGATATTTGCCTGACTCCCAGGTTTGGTTTAACAAGTCTGCAAATTCTAATTGCTATCAACTAGCTAAACCCCTGGTACATTCTTTACACCTGTAGGTTGGTATTTTTAAACATCATGTGGGATATCGGCTTCAAATGTGGACAATTCCCAattccccccctctctccaccaaaaaaaatccaaatatgctgcttaacctgctgagttcctcctgcaggttGTTCCGGTTTCCAGCAACTGTAGGCACTTGTTTGGCCAAGATGTCTCACCTTTGGCCCACTAAACTGGAAAATAACACTTTTTAAAACATTCTTAATACTTATTCACAGTTTCTGGCCCATTACCTTCCAAAAGGGCTGGTATGATTGATTTTGGGCCCCCTTTTCTCACTGATGGGAAATTCCTTA from Hypanus sabinus isolate sHypSab1 chromosome 3, sHypSab1.hap1, whole genome shotgun sequence carries:
- the hopx gene encoding homeodomain-only protein isoform X1, with protein sequence MFGKLQQARNRVCRVQCGAVSAMSFKVTVLEPSAMQSGAAGRSDPLATLTEEQIQQLENNFAQMKQPNGSSLILIAAECGLSEELTAQWFKQRMAKWRQSEGFPAESGSVKD
- the hopx gene encoding homeodomain-only protein isoform X2, yielding MQSGAAGRSDPLATLTEEQIQQLENNFAQMKQPNGSSLILIAAECGLSEELTAQWFKQRMAKWRQSEGFPAESGSVKD